The Armatimonadota bacterium genomic interval CCGTGAGCGCGAACACCGACGTCTCCGCCAGGCGGCTGGCCACGGCCTCGACGTCCTCTGCGGTGATCTCCTGACGCTCTCCCACGTACGCCGCCAGTTTCTCCACCTCCAGGGCCAGGGTGCGCAGGTGCGTCCCCGCCAGCGCCACCAGAGCTCCCGCCGCCTGCGGCCCCATGCGCTTGCCCAGGGCTGCGGCGGCGCGCACCACCCAGGCGGGGGCATCTCGCGGCGAGAGCGGGTCGCAGGGGTGAATGGTCCCCTGTTTCTGGAAGGTACGGAAGAGGCGGCCGCGCCGGTCCAGGGCGCGGGCGGTAAAGATGGCCACGGCAGGCGGCAGGCCGCGGGCCAGGTACTCCTCCAGGATCCGCAGGTCCTCTTCCGGCAGTTCGTCCAGGTGCCGGATCAGCACCACCCGCTGCGCTCCGAAGAAGGGCAGGGTGTCAAGGCGCGTGGTGATCTCCACCGCGGGGGTCGTGGCCGCGTCGACCACGTCCAGGTTCAGGGCGCGGTCCTGCGGCGGGAGCAGCCGGTCGATGAGGGCGCGTACCCTCTCCTCGACCAGCAGGTCCTCCTCGCCGAGAAAGAGGTGCAGCGCGCTCACCGCAGCCTCGACTGGCGCACGGTCTCCACAGCCAGCCAGCGGCCGTCGCTGCGCAGGATCACGGCTCCGTCACGGTCGGTGCGGTACACCCTGATACCCCGCTGCTCCAGCGTGCGCAGGGTCTGGGCGTGAGGGTGCCCGAAGAAGTTCCCCCGGCCCACCGAGATGACCGCATACACCGGGTGGACGGCGTCGACAAAGAGAGGCGTGGTCGATGTTCGGCTGCCGTGGTGGGCCACCTTGAGCACCGTGCTCTGCAGCCCTCCGCTGTGCACCAGCGCCGCCTCCGTCTCCGCCTCGATGTCCCCGGTGAGGAGCACGCTGAACCGGCCAAACGACAGCCGGGCCACCACCGAGCGGGCGTTCACCTGCTCCGCCGCGCCCCGGCGCTCTCCATCCTCCGGAGGCCACAGCACATGGGCGGCAGCTCCGTCCCCCAGGTCGATCCGCTGCCCCTGGCGCGCCAGGGCGTAGGCGGTCCGGCGTTGCCTGACGAGCTCCAGGAACCGCGCATACGAGGGACTCGCGTGGGGCACCCCGGGCTCGAGCACCAGATCCACGCTGAAGTTCTGCAGTACGGCAGGCAGTCCTCCCACGTGGTCCTCGTGGGCGTGTGAGAGCACGATCACGTCCAGCCGCCGCACGCCCAGCCGCCGCAGCGCCGGCACCACCCGCTGCATGCCCACGTCGGTCCGCGCGGGCATCGCTTCCCCGGAGCTGGCCGCCGCGTCGCCGCGCAGGCGCCCCGGCAGCTCCACCTCCCCACCGCCGTCCACCAGGAGGACGCGCCCCGAGGGGCTCTGGACCAGGATGGCATCCCCCTGGCCGACGTCCAGGACGCTGACCACCAGCAGCCGCGGGCCCAGGCTCCCCGGCAGGGCGCTTCCCGTGAACAGGAGCGCGGCGACCAGCAGAGCCCAGACGGCCAGCCCCACCCAGCGCACACCCCCGCGGATGGCGAGGACACCCCGCCTCAGGCGCGGCAGCGCTCCCAGCAGCAGGTAGGCCGCAACCGCCTGCCACCAGGCCACCGGGGGCAGCCACACCTCGGCCCCGGGCGCGCCGGCGAACAGCCGGGCCAGGGCCACGATCGCCCACACCGGTGGCAGGAACGCCGGGGCCAGGGTGAAGGCCGCCGGTGGGAGCACCAGACCCACCAGACTGAGGACGAACCCGGCAGGGACCAGCACGGCCACGATGGGCAGGACCAGGAGGTTCGCCGGGAAGGCGGCCAGGGAAACGCGCTGAAAGACCACAGCCAGCAGCGGGAGCACCGCCAGCTGAGCGCCCAGGGTGGCACCGGCCAGCCGGGCCAGCCAGCGCGGCCGCACAGGCGGCTCCAGGGCCGGAGAGAGGAAGATGAGCCCCCAGGTGGCCGCAAACGACAGCTGGAAGCCCAGGCTGAAGAGGGCGGCGGGGTAGAGGGCCAGCCACAGCAGGGCCGCCAGCGCCATGGCGGTGGCCGCATCGGTATCGCGGCGCAGCCATCCCGCCCCCAGGCCGACCAGGGCCATGATGGCGGCGCGGCCCACCGCGGCGCCCCACCCCACCATGGCAGCGAAGAGGAGTACCACTGCGCCGGCCAGGAGGAAGCGCAGGGCGGGGTGCGCCCGCAACAGCGCCAGCATGCCCACCACCGAGGCGGCCAGCAGCCCCACCTGGGCACCGGAAACCACCAGCACGTGGAGCAGCCCGGCGCGAAGAAAGAGTTCCTCCATCTCCCGGCCGGCGCCAGCCTGCGCCCCGAAGAGCAGCCCCGCCAGCACGCCGCCGTACGGTGGGGGAAGGGCCAGCAGGGGTGCCACGAACCGTTCTCGCAGGCCCAGGACCCACGCTGTCAGCGGATGCCCGGCGCCACGGCGCACTACCGTCGCCGGGCGGTGGGGCGGCACCCGCAGCAGGGCTGCGATTCCGCGCCGCTGCAGGGCCGCTCGCAGGCTGGGCTCGCCGGGGTTGCCGCCGTCAGGGGGCAAGACGATCACGCCCCGCGCAGCGATCAGGTCTCCGTAGCGCAGCGCCGGCTGCGGGGGGAGCGTCGCCATCACCGAGAAGGGCCGCGGCAGGGTGTGGCCGTCCAGCCGCCGCAGGCGCACCACGACCTGCTGGCGCCCGTCGCCCGTCCGCACGGGAGCGGCGACCACTCCCTGGATGGTGACCCGATGCCCGTCCCAGGCCGCGGCGGCCGCC includes:
- the holA gene encoding DNA polymerase III subunit delta, producing MSALHLFLGEEDLLVEERVRALIDRLLPPQDRALNLDVVDAATTPAVEITTRLDTLPFFGAQRVVLIRHLDELPEEDLRILEEYLARGLPPAVAIFTARALDRRGRLFRTFQKQGTIHPCDPLSPRDAPAWVVRAAAALGKRMGPQAAGALVALAGTHLRTLALEVEKLAAYVGERQEITAEDVEAVASRLAETSVFALTDAIGERNPRKALQALEALLQTEHPLSVLALIAGQYRRLARAVAAGARSETELAEAINVHPYAARKLLAAARHYRAEDFAQIFVQLEDADRAIKSTGRPELALEMLVVGLCRAPAHPAGKDTR
- a CDS encoding DNA internalization-related competence protein ComEC/Rec2, translated to MGRPLVWVTLAFAAGILTADRQPADPAPVVLIAGAAYAAWVLTQLVLVPTRRAAGTGVLSGLLLCVFAALGYLTALLDPARQEAAAAAAWDGHRVTIQGVVAAPVRTGDGRQQVVVRLRRLDGHTLPRPFSVMATLPPQPALRYGDLIAARGVIVLPPDGGNPGEPSLRAALQRRGIAALLRVPPHRPATVVRRGAGHPLTAWVLGLRERFVAPLLALPPPYGGVLAGLLFGAQAGAGREMEELFLRAGLLHVLVVSGAQVGLLAASVVGMLALLRAHPALRFLLAGAVVLLFAAMVGWGAAVGRAAIMALVGLGAGWLRRDTDAATAMALAALLWLALYPAALFSLGFQLSFAATWGLIFLSPALEPPVRPRWLARLAGATLGAQLAVLPLLAVVFQRVSLAAFPANLLVLPIVAVLVPAGFVLSLVGLVLPPAAFTLAPAFLPPVWAIVALARLFAGAPGAEVWLPPVAWWQAVAAYLLLGALPRLRRGVLAIRGGVRWVGLAVWALLVAALLFTGSALPGSLGPRLLVVSVLDVGQGDAILVQSPSGRVLLVDGGGEVELPGRLRGDAAASSGEAMPARTDVGMQRVVPALRRLGVRRLDVIVLSHAHEDHVGGLPAVLQNFSVDLVLEPGVPHASPSYARFLELVRQRRTAYALARQGQRIDLGDGAAAHVLWPPEDGERRGAAEQVNARSVVARLSFGRFSVLLTGDIEAETEAALVHSGGLQSTVLKVAHHGSRTSTTPLFVDAVHPVYAVISVGRGNFFGHPHAQTLRTLEQRGIRVYRTDRDGAVILRSDGRWLAVETVRQSRLR